The following are encoded together in the Oncorhynchus nerka isolate Pitt River linkage group LG25, Oner_Uvic_2.0, whole genome shotgun sequence genome:
- the LOC115109032 gene encoding glycine and tyrosine-rich protein-like, with amino-acid sequence MLYLILFVGTFVLSSGQFTTSPSFTTSTTSSITLTANPLLAPSTPTPTTTTTLPADTTTAPGDTTTAPGDTTTAPGDTTTAPGDTTTAPGDTTTAPADTTTAPGDTTTAPGDTTTAPGDTTTAPADTTTAPGDTTAVPGDTTTAPADTTTAPADTTTVPGDTTTAPADTTAVPGDTTIVPGDITTTTTTPTTTTVIADFTPTAGVPEDSTTPTTVQPTTIPTANLTTFAHAAVNLSSYENLDSDTIVSNIEEFLKQISNNALGPLKLTVKRFSKCSGAQCGDQQPSTTTQPTTGPQPSTGPQSSTGPQTFPDTQPTTGPQPTTGPQPSTGPQPTTGPQPTTGPQPSTGPQPSTGPQPTTGPQPTTGPQIFTDTQASTGPQPTFT; translated from the exons ATGCTGTATTTGATTCTATTTGTTGGAACTTTCGTCCTGTCCTCGGGGCAATTCACGA CTAGCCCATCGTTTACAACATCAACCACAAGTTCCATAACCTTAACTGCTAACCCGTTGTTGGCACCATCAACCCCAACACCTACAACCACAACTACTCTCCCTGCGGATACAACTACTGCCCCTGGGGATACAACTACTGCCCCTGGGGATACAACTACTGCCCCTGGGGATACAACTACTGCCCCTGGGGATACAACTACTGCCCCTGGGGATACAACTACTGCCCCTGCGGATACAACTACTGCCCCTGGGGATACAACTACTGCCCCTGGGGATACAACTACTGCCCCTGGGGATACAACTACTGCCCCTGCGGATACAACTACTGCCCCTGGGGATACAACTGCTGTCCCTGGGGATACAACTACTGCCCCTGCGGATACAACTACTGCCCCTGCGGATACAACTACTGTCCCTGGGGATACAACTACTGCCCCTGCGGATACAACTGCTGTCCCTGGTGATACAACTATTGTCCCTGGGGATataacaaccacaaccacaacacctACAACCACAACTGTTATCGCAGATTTTACACCCACAGCTGGTGTCCCAGAGGATTCAACAACACCCACAACCGTTCAACCAACAACAATTCCTACAGCAA ACCTGACCACGTTTGCACATGCAGCGGTGAATTTATCCAGCTACGAAAATCTGGATAGCGATACAATCGTTTCAAACATTGAGGAG TTCTTGAAGCAAATAAGCAATAATGCCCTTGGACCTCTGAAGTTAACAGTGAAACGTTTCTCAAAATGTAGCGGCGCCCAGTGTGGAGACCAGCAACCCTCTACTACCACTCAACCCACCACTGGCCCTCAACCCTCCACTGGCCCTCAATCCTCCACTGGCCCTCAAACCTTCCCTGACACTCAACCCACCACTGGCCCTCAACCCACCACTGGCCCTCAACCCTCCACTGGCCCTCAACCCACCACTGGCCCTCAACCCACCACTGGCCCTCAACCCTCCACTGGCCCTCAACCCTCCACTGGCCCTCAACCCACCACTGGCCCTCAACCCACCACTGGCCCTCAAATCTTCACTGACACTCAAGCCTCTACTGGCCCTCAACCCACATTTACATAG